A stretch of the Oncorhynchus clarkii lewisi isolate Uvic-CL-2024 chromosome 9, UVic_Ocla_1.0, whole genome shotgun sequence genome encodes the following:
- the LOC139416554 gene encoding bile acid receptor-like isoform X2: protein MREWSESEMTMSAGGYLSAFDGYGISEPLQYYDVLGDPLGYSFQEPDLQGLAFSQQQYSPVNLQFSVYEPPSSQPCHPPYTHPYSPHCLEAPCEPSPEPQCGGLGKVGGGGLPLVKRTRLGPGGRVRGLDELCVVCGDKASGYHYNALTCEGCKGFFRRSVTKKAVYRCKSGGGCEMDMYMRRKCQDCRLRKCRAVGMLDECLLTEVQCQSKRLRKGAKHRGGGPEEEENMESRSVSSTNRLLGHVGSANLSREQNHVLDRIVEALRQYRAQYTVHCRVFEWTCTEDGGDRLMDVASPPSQRLLQFAKSVPGFELLNCSDQSTLLSSSSVEVMFLLSAQQFTQNPAACSPALQPFNISTHHCLKTLESKENIHSGIGPVNSGINEDLLGPVINFFHSMAALGVTEAEYALLTATVLLCSDEASLRAVTCVESLQELILELLSRVCGAWCGAQGPQGAQRFARLLGRLTELRTLQHNHLTLLRQQP, encoded by the exons ATGAGAGAGTGGAGTGAGTCGGAGATGACCATGTCTGCCGGTGGTTACCTCTCTGCCTTTGATGGATACGGCATCTCTGAGCCTCTGCAGTACTACG ATGTGCTAGGGGACCCTTTGGGCTACTCTTTCCAGGAGCCAGACCTACAGGGCCTAGCCTTCAGCCAACAGCAGTACAGCCCCGTCAACCTGCAATTCTCTGTCTACGAACCACCGTCCTCCCAGCCGTGCCACCCACCCTACACCCACCCCTACAGCCCCCACTGCCTGGAGGCTCCCTGCGAGCCCAGCCCAGAGCCCCAGTGTGGAGGCCTGGGGAAGGTGGGTGGTGGAGGTCTGCCCCTGGTCAAGAGGACCAGGCTGGGCCCTGGAGGGCGGGTGAGGGGCCTGGATGAgctttgtgtggtgtgtggagacAAAGCCTCTGGCTACCATTACAATGCCCTCACCTGTGAAGGCTGCAAAG GTTTTTTCCGAAGGAGTGTGACAAAGAAAGCAGTTTACCGGTGTAAAAGTGGCGGAGGCTGTGAGATGGACATGTACATGCGGAGGAAGTGCCAGGACTGCCGCCTGCGTAAATGCCGTGCTGTGGGCATGCTAGACGAAT GTCTGCTGACGGAGGTGCAGTGCCAGTCCAAGAGGCTGAGGAAGGGAGCCAAGCACAGAGGTGGAGggcctgaggaggaggagaacatggAGAGCAGGAGCGTCAGCTCCACCAACAGGCTGCTAGGACAT GTGGGGTCTGCAAATCTGTCAAGAGAACAGAATCATGTGCTGGACAGGATAGTGGAGGCTCTTCGGCAGTACAGGGCGCAGTACACTGTACACTGTAGG GTGTTTGAGTGGACTTGTACAGAGGATGGTGGAGACAGACTAATGGACGtggcctcccctccctctcagagGCTGCTGCAGTTTGCCAAGAGTGTACCTG GCTTTGAGCTCCTGAACTGCTCGGACCAGAGCACCCTCCTctctagttcctctgtggaagtCATGTTTCTACTCTCAGCGCAGCAGTTCACCCAAAACCCGGCAGCCTGTAGTCCAG CACTACAGCCTTTCAACATCTCAACTCATCATTGTCTGAAAACCTTGGAGTCCAAGGAAAACATTCATAGTGGGATTGGCCCTGTAAACTCAG gaATCAATGAGGACCTGCTCGGGCCGGTGATCAACTTCTTCCACAGCATGGCAGCATTGGGGGTGACCGAGGCTGAATATGCCCTGCTCACGGCCACAGTACTGCTATGCTCAG ACGAAGCGTCGCTGCGGGCGGTTACGTGTGTGGAAAGCTTACAGGAGCTGATTCTGGAGCTGCTGTCCAGGGTGTGCGGAGCCTGGTGTGGAGCCCAGGGCCCTCAGGGAGCCCAGCGCTTCGCGCGCCTGTTGGGGAGACTCACGGAGCTGCGCACGCTACAACACAACCATCTCACCCTGCTCCGACAGCAGCCCTGA
- the LOC139416554 gene encoding bile acid receptor-like isoform X1: MREWSESEMTMSAGGYLSAFDGYGISEPLQYYDVLGDPLGYSFQEPDLQGLAFSQQQYSPVNLQFSVYEPPSSQPCHPPYTHPYSPHCLEAPCEPSPEPQCGGLGKVGGGGLPLVKRTRLGPGGRVRGLDELCVVCGDKASGYHYNALTCEGCKGFFRRSVTKKAVYRCKSGGGCEMDMYMRRKCQDCRLRKCRAVGMLDECLLTEVQCQSKRLRKGAKHRGGGPEEEENMESRSVSSTNRLLGHVGSANLSREQNHVLDRIVEALRQYRAQYTVHCRVFEWTCTEDGGDRLMDVASPPSQRLLQFAKSVPGFELLNCSDQSTLLSSSSVEVMFLLSAQQFTQNPAACSPALQPFNISTHHCLKTLESKENIHSGIGPVNSGINEDLLGPVINFFHSMAALGVTEAEYALLTATVLLCSADEASLRAVTCVESLQELILELLSRVCGAWCGAQGPQGAQRFARLLGRLTELRTLQHNHLTLLRQQP, encoded by the exons ATGAGAGAGTGGAGTGAGTCGGAGATGACCATGTCTGCCGGTGGTTACCTCTCTGCCTTTGATGGATACGGCATCTCTGAGCCTCTGCAGTACTACG ATGTGCTAGGGGACCCTTTGGGCTACTCTTTCCAGGAGCCAGACCTACAGGGCCTAGCCTTCAGCCAACAGCAGTACAGCCCCGTCAACCTGCAATTCTCTGTCTACGAACCACCGTCCTCCCAGCCGTGCCACCCACCCTACACCCACCCCTACAGCCCCCACTGCCTGGAGGCTCCCTGCGAGCCCAGCCCAGAGCCCCAGTGTGGAGGCCTGGGGAAGGTGGGTGGTGGAGGTCTGCCCCTGGTCAAGAGGACCAGGCTGGGCCCTGGAGGGCGGGTGAGGGGCCTGGATGAgctttgtgtggtgtgtggagacAAAGCCTCTGGCTACCATTACAATGCCCTCACCTGTGAAGGCTGCAAAG GTTTTTTCCGAAGGAGTGTGACAAAGAAAGCAGTTTACCGGTGTAAAAGTGGCGGAGGCTGTGAGATGGACATGTACATGCGGAGGAAGTGCCAGGACTGCCGCCTGCGTAAATGCCGTGCTGTGGGCATGCTAGACGAAT GTCTGCTGACGGAGGTGCAGTGCCAGTCCAAGAGGCTGAGGAAGGGAGCCAAGCACAGAGGTGGAGggcctgaggaggaggagaacatggAGAGCAGGAGCGTCAGCTCCACCAACAGGCTGCTAGGACAT GTGGGGTCTGCAAATCTGTCAAGAGAACAGAATCATGTGCTGGACAGGATAGTGGAGGCTCTTCGGCAGTACAGGGCGCAGTACACTGTACACTGTAGG GTGTTTGAGTGGACTTGTACAGAGGATGGTGGAGACAGACTAATGGACGtggcctcccctccctctcagagGCTGCTGCAGTTTGCCAAGAGTGTACCTG GCTTTGAGCTCCTGAACTGCTCGGACCAGAGCACCCTCCTctctagttcctctgtggaagtCATGTTTCTACTCTCAGCGCAGCAGTTCACCCAAAACCCGGCAGCCTGTAGTCCAG CACTACAGCCTTTCAACATCTCAACTCATCATTGTCTGAAAACCTTGGAGTCCAAGGAAAACATTCATAGTGGGATTGGCCCTGTAAACTCAG gaATCAATGAGGACCTGCTCGGGCCGGTGATCAACTTCTTCCACAGCATGGCAGCATTGGGGGTGACCGAGGCTGAATATGCCCTGCTCACGGCCACAGTACTGCTATGCTCAG cAGACGAAGCGTCGCTGCGGGCGGTTACGTGTGTGGAAAGCTTACAGGAGCTGATTCTGGAGCTGCTGTCCAGGGTGTGCGGAGCCTGGTGTGGAGCCCAGGGCCCTCAGGGAGCCCAGCGCTTCGCGCGCCTGTTGGGGAGACTCACGGAGCTGCGCACGCTACAACACAACCATCTCACCCTGCTCCGACAGCAGCCCTGA